The genomic segment CTCAGAATAATAAGGATGAAAAGACTCAGAAGTTGGTAAATTTTCATTTAAAAATTCTACAAATTTATCACTCATCTAACAACCCTTGCAAAAAAATCAAAATCATCTCTTCTAAAAAGCAATAAAAAGCTAGTTTGTTTTCCTATTTTTTCAAGCAATTGTTTTCTATTTTTAACATCATCACTGTTTAATTGAAGTATTTTATCATTTAGCTTTATCCCGAACTCTTCTGCTTTAGAACCATCAACAACCTTTTTAACAACCAAATTATTATCAACAAAAATACCCCATTGCATTAATATCTCATCTAATAAATTTGACTCAGTATTTTGATTGTTTTTTTCAATCTCGGCGGCTTGGTCTTTTGTGCTTTCTTGTATTGAATTATCTTTTAAACTAACATCGCCAGAAACGGGTGTATAAATTTTTGTCTCTTCGCCATCTCTTCTTATTTTAAACTCAAGCAAAGAGCCTTTTGGCGCAAAAAGCACAGTTTCGTTTAAAAGTCTCAAAGATTTTGGCTTATCTGAGTTTACACTAAGAATTTCATCACCCTTCATCAAAGCCTTACCGCGACCAAGTGGGTCTACACTTTTTACAAAAAACTTATCGCCTTTTTGCTCAAAAATAACACCAATATCACCATAATAAACATCGTCATACATAGCAAAATGTTTTAAATACCTATTTGGTATAAATTTATTACCACCTACACTTATACCAGCCATTTTACAACAACCTGTATTTAATTCAGAAACAGCATTTACATCAAAGTTAAGAGTATCAAAGTCTCCAAGACCTGAGCCAAACTCTTTAACATGTCCCATAACAGTTGAGTTATTGTCACTTAAATTTCCTATCCAAGTTGTTTTATTAAACTTTACATCATCATTTTCATCAGCCATCACAGCAGGATCTAGCTTTTTATCGCTTTTTACAAGATAAAGCCCTAAATAAGAATCAAACTTAATATAATCATTCAAAGGGGTTTGAGAATTTTTTGCAACCGCAATAAGATTTTCTGTTATAGCAACACCATAATTACCGTTAACTGATATTATTGAGTTTTTATTTTTCTCATAACAAGCATTAAAATCATCCTGTGTAGGACGAGGAGCAGAAAATGCAAAGACAACACAACAAAAAAGTAAAAATATTTTTTTCAATTTTATTCCTTAGAATTTAAATCCACCCAAAGAACCAAGCATATTTGATGCCATGGCTTTTTTATCATCTTCAACCATTTTTACAACATCATTTATTGCACTTATAAGAAGTATTTGCATACTCTCTTTATCTTCTAATAAACTATCATCTATACTGATATCAAGTATCTCGCC from the Campylobacter pinnipediorum subsp. pinnipediorum genome contains:
- a CDS encoding DUF7488 domain-containing protein; protein product: MKKIFLLFCCVVFAFSAPRPTQDDFNACYEKNKNSIISVNGNYGVAITENLIAVAKNSQTPLNDYIKFDSYLGLYLVKSDKKLDPAVMADENDDVKFNKTTWIGNLSDNNSTVMGHVKEFGSGLGDFDTLNFDVNAVSELNTGCCKMAGISVGGNKFIPNRYLKHFAMYDDVYYGDIGVIFEQKGDKFFVKSVDPLGRGKALMKGDEILSVNSDKPKSLRLLNETVLFAPKGSLLEFKIRRDGEETKIYTPVSGDVSLKDNSIQESTKDQAAEIEKNNQNTESNLLDEILMQWGIFVDNNLVVKKVVDGSKAEEFGIKLNDKILQLNSDDVKNRKQLLEKIGKQTSFLLLFRRDDFDFFARVVR
- a CDS encoding YbaB/EbfC family nucleoid-associated protein, whose product is MFDNFDFSKIGDMLSQAQAKAQELEKEREEKQFSVKSGGGLINVKANGLGEILDISIDDSLLEDKESMQILLISAINDVVKMVEDDKKAMASNMLGSLGGFKF